The Mesorhizobium opportunistum WSM2075 DNA window AGACGTCGAAGGCGAGGCTCTGGCCACGCTGGTCGTCAACAAGCTGCGTGGCGGCCTGAAGATCGCCGCCGTCAAGGCGCCGGGCTTCGGTGATCGCCGCAAGGCCATGCTTGAAGACATCGCCATCCTCACCGGTGGCCAGGTCATCTCGGAAGACCTCGGCATCAAGCTCGAGAACGTCGGCCTTAACATGCTCGGCCGCGCCAAGAAGGTGTCGATCTCCAAGGAGAACACCACCATCGTCGACGGCGCCGGCAAGAAGGCCGAGATCCAGGGCCGCGTTGCCCAGATCAAGCAGCAGATCGAGGAGACCACCTCGGACTACGACAAGGAGAAGCTGCAGGAACGTCTGGCGAAGCTCGCCGGCGGCGTTGCGGTGATCCGCGTCGGCGGTGCGACGGAAGTCGAAGTCAAGGAAAAGAAGGACCGCGTCGATGACGCCCTCAACGCGACCCGCGCGGCCGTCGAAGAAGGCATCGTTGCTGGTGGTGGCGTCGCACTGCTGCGCGCTTCGCTGAGCATCAACGTTGTCGGCGTCAACTCCGACCAGGCCGCTGGCATCAACATCGTTCGTCGTGCGCTGCAGGCTCCGGCCCGCCAGATCGCGGCCAACGCCGGTGCGGAAGCATCGATCGTTGCCGGCAAGATCCTTGAGAACAAGGGCGCGACGTTCGGCTACAACGCCCAGACCGGCGAATATGGCGACATGATCGCCATGGGTATCGTCGATCCGGTCAAGGTCGTGCGCACGGCTCTTCAGGACGCGGCCTCGGTCGCCGGCCTGCTGGTCACCACCGAAGCCATGATCGCGGAGGCTCCGAAGAAGGAGTCGGCTGGCGGCGGCGGCATGCCTGGCGGCATGGGCGGCGGCGGCATGGGCGGCATGGGCGGCATGGGCGGCATGGATTTCTAATCCACGCTACCTGCGCAATACGGAAAGGGCGGCAGCGATGCCGCCCTTTTTTTGCACAACTTCGCGGAACCACAGCTACATCGTCGTACTGGCCGCTTTATACCGCCTATTACCTCATGTCCATTTCCAGCACCCATCTCGTCCTTTGACGCTCTTCTTGATGCAGTCAGCAACAGCTGGTACCGGTCACAACTCTTTCGCGTGCTCCTTTACTGCAAATTCAAGTGATTGGGGCAGAGGGACCCCCGCTGAGAATAGGAAGCCCTGAGCGGTTCTGCAGCCAAGCTTGTGCAGAATTTGTCGGCTGCCTCTGTCTCCACGCCCTCGGCCATGACCTCGATCCCAAGCACAAGCAGCCGGTCGTCTCGAGACCTTGCCAGACCGCGAACGAAGCCTGCTCGCCGCATCACTGCTGTGAAGGGCGGGCCATTGGACGGTCAGCGAATCCTCCTGTGTCATCTAGGACCGGATCGACTCGGCCAGAGGCTTCTGACGACTTTATGCATGCGATTCCCACTTTTGTTAGCATTCGGCGCGAACCCGCCCCCTGCACCAAACCTGCGAAAGGACCTGATTCTCGCCTAAAGCTTGTTGTCATCGACTTGAGCGTTCTCTGCTTCTCATGGAAGATGCTAAATCCGCTCGTGCGTTATTGCCGGCCAGCAAAGGCTGCGGCTCGGCGGTGAGGGTGTCGGGAGGCGGCAGTTCACCTTGAGTCATTGGTGCCGCCGGCGCCTGGATGGTTTCCACGACGCCGCCCCCGCAATCATAGCGGTTGGGACGATCATCGTGCATGCGCTGCGCTGTTGGGGGCATGCTGATGGCGGTGCCGGAAGCACCGGAGACATGTGACATCTCGGTAGCGGGCGTCAGGGCGGCTTCTCTCTCCCTGCTGCACAGAAAATCGTGGAGCGCCTCCACGCAAATGCCGGCGTTCTTCTTGTCTTTTCTAAAGGTCGGGACCACCTTGATATCGGCCTGTTGGTAGTCTGGCCCGCGCTTTTCTAACATGTTTTCGAGCTGCTGCTTTATGTCGGGGCCTTGCAGCAGCGGCCGGCCGGTGTCGCCCGTGGAGCGCTGCTGCAGGTGGAGGCGCCTGCCTATCTCATCCAGATCGGTGTTGAGCCAGATTGACACCGCCTTCTCGCGGATCAGGTCTCGATTGGGCTGCTTGACAAAGCCGCCGCCGCCGGTTGCGATGACCATGGGGCCTTTCTTCAGCTGCTCGGCGAGCTCTCTAGTCTCCAGCTCCCTGAAGTAAGGCTCGCCACTGCGCTCGAATATATCCTTAATATCGCCGTGCCCTTTGATGATAAGCTTATCGATGTCGACAAACTCCACCCCCAGCTCCCTGGCAAGGCGGGGGCCGATGCTCGACTTGCCGCTCGCCGGCATGCCGACGAGCACGACCGGCCTCGTACCGAGGGCCGCGAGGATCTTGCCGGCATGCGGCGAGAGAATGACCGCACTCTGTTGTCTTGCGACGATGGGCGACCTGGAGGTCCCTGCCGCCCTCGACCTGCTTTCTCCTGACGAGCCCCAGTGTAATATGTCCCAGGCACCACGGGGAATGGGGACCAGCTCGCATTCGCTCTGCGCGCGCTGCGCGAGCTCGGCCCGGTAACTGGCCGGCGTATGGAACTCGACCTCGAAGCGATAGTTCTGTGCGGTTGTGAACGCCGTGTGAACGCCGCGTAACCCCTGCGTGTCCATCCTGATGAACCAGTTGGTGGTCTCGACCTCGTTGCAGTCACGCTCCTCGAAGGCCAGTGCCGCCTTCCTGAAGGCGCGCGTAAAAGCCTCGTCCGGGATCTCAAAGACATGGCGCACTGCACTGGTGACCAGTTGGGCCTCCGGCGCCGCGCTCACGCCCTGGCCGGTCAACTCGTTGGCTGTCCAGATCTGCCCACGCGACCGTTGATCAAGATGCGGCACCTTCACCTCGATGCCGTCCTGCCGCAAAAGCTCGGCAACCGCATGCACAGTTTCGGTAATCGCGCTTTCTTGCGCTTCGGCGAGGGCGGCTTCGAGCCTGGCGCGCTCCAGGGCCTGTTCGCTGTTCAGCGCTATCCTGCTGGCGGGGTCGTCGTAGGCCGGAATTGCTAAGGCGCTGGGCAGTATTCGGTTTTCGACGGCGA harbors:
- the groL gene encoding chaperonin GroEL (60 kDa chaperone family; promotes refolding of misfolded polypeptides especially under stressful conditions; forms two stacked rings of heptamers to form a barrel-shaped 14mer; ends can be capped by GroES; misfolded proteins enter the barrel where they are refolded when GroES binds), translating into MAVKLVKFSRDARERMLRGVNILADAVKVTLGPKGRNVVIDKSFGAPRITKDGVTVAKEIELEDKFENMGAQMVREVASKTNDIAGDGTTTATVLAQSIVQEGHKAVAAGMNPMDLKRGIDLAVTEVVATLIKNAKKIKTSEEVAQVGTIAGNGDESVGKMIAEAMQKVGNEGVITVEEAKTAETELEVVEGMQFDRGYLSPYFVTNADKMVAELEDVYILLHEKKLSNLQAMLPVLEAVVQTSKPLLIISEDVEGEALATLVVNKLRGGLKIAAVKAPGFGDRRKAMLEDIAILTGGQVISEDLGIKLENVGLNMLGRAKKVSISKENTTIVDGAGKKAEIQGRVAQIKQQIEETTSDYDKEKLQERLAKLAGGVAVIRVGGATEVEVKEKKDRVDDALNATRAAVEEGIVAGGGVALLRASLSINVVGVNSDQAAGINIVRRALQAPARQIAANAGAEASIVAGKILENKGATFGYNAQTGEYGDMIAMGIVDPVKVVRTALQDAASVAGLLVTTEAMIAEAPKKESAGGGGMPGGMGGGGMGGMGGMGGMDF